In Chlorogloeopsis sp. ULAP01, the following proteins share a genomic window:
- a CDS encoding tRNA-binding protein, with protein MAPITYDDFEKLEIRVGKVIKVEDFPKARKPAYKLWIDFGNLGVKKSSAQITKLYQKEDLLDSLILAVTNFPTRQIADFMSEVLVLGVVLEDGEVVLIQPERNVPLGKRVS; from the coding sequence ATGGCACCTATTACTTATGATGATTTTGAAAAACTAGAAATTCGTGTTGGTAAAGTCATCAAAGTAGAAGATTTTCCTAAAGCGCGAAAACCAGCTTACAAATTGTGGATAGATTTTGGTAATTTGGGAGTCAAAAAATCTAGCGCTCAAATTACCAAACTTTACCAAAAAGAGGATTTATTAGATAGCTTAATATTAGCTGTTACCAACTTTCCAACCCGACAAATCGCTGATTTTATGTCTGAAGTGCTTGTTTTGGGTGTGGTGCTAGAAGATGGAGAAGTTGTGTTAATTCAGCCAGAGCGAAATGTACCTTTAGGGAAAAGAGTTTCATAA
- a CDS encoding EAL domain-containing protein, which translates to MNYERINLTKKDILIIDDMPDNLRVLSSFLTKEGYNVRKALNWQMALTACQTLLPDLILLDIMMPEVDGYEICQRLKAWKLTATIPIIFISALDDVFDKVKAFLVGGVDYITKPFEFAEVLVRVENQLALKMAQTEILQLNAELEKRVKERTYQLEKALHKLQQEMNQRQQLQSKLLDMALHDSLTGLPNRVLFLKRLEQALNRAKLESDYHFAVLFLDCDRFKVVNDSLGHLVGDELLIAIARRLQASLSPFDTLARFGGDEFAILLENITDIHMAIEVAENILHKLSLPFKLSRYEVFINASIGINWGQINYEKPEYLLRDADTAMYRAKAFGKARYHVFNPEMHQEVIQLLELENDLRRAVERQEFVVYYQPIISLATGTIAGLEALVRWQHPKRGLVYPTTFIPVAEETGLINAINIWVLKSACETLYLLQNHLSTQTSLTISVNLSPRLFSTPDLIAKIDQILDDININPANLELEITESVLMDNNETIKTILQNIKERNIKLVMDDFGTGYSSLSYLHSFPLNSLKIDKSFVKYMQENQQSMGLVPAMIGIAHSMGMRANAEGVETQQQLAQLKNLNCDFAQGYLFSPALERKSILDLLAVAPKW; encoded by the coding sequence ATGAATTACGAACGCATAAACTTGACTAAAAAAGATATTTTGATCATTGATGATATGCCAGACAATTTGCGAGTTTTGTCTTCATTCCTAACTAAAGAAGGGTATAACGTTCGCAAAGCTCTCAACTGGCAGATGGCTTTAACCGCTTGTCAAACTTTATTGCCAGACTTAATTCTACTCGATATCATGATGCCGGAGGTTGATGGCTATGAAATTTGTCAGCGTTTAAAAGCATGGAAGTTAACTGCTACTATTCCCATAATATTTATTAGTGCATTAGACGATGTTTTTGATAAAGTAAAAGCTTTTCTGGTGGGAGGAGTAGACTACATTACCAAACCGTTTGAATTTGCAGAAGTTTTGGTGCGTGTAGAAAATCAACTAGCACTGAAGATGGCGCAAACAGAAATATTACAACTAAACGCTGAATTAGAAAAAAGGGTAAAAGAACGTACTTACCAGCTAGAAAAAGCTCTACATAAACTACAACAAGAAATGAATCAGCGCCAGCAACTTCAAAGTAAATTGTTGGATATGGCATTGCATGACTCTCTTACTGGTTTACCAAACCGAGTTTTATTTCTCAAACGCTTAGAACAAGCACTTAACCGCGCTAAATTGGAATCAGATTATCACTTTGCTGTATTATTTTTGGATTGCGATCGCTTCAAAGTCGTAAATGATTCCCTCGGACATTTAGTAGGAGATGAACTACTTATCGCCATTGCTCGCCGCTTGCAGGCATCTTTAAGCCCGTTTGATACCTTAGCGCGATTTGGTGGTGATGAATTTGCTATTCTCTTAGAAAACATTACAGATATTCATATGGCTATTGAGGTAGCCGAAAATATTCTTCATAAACTATCACTGCCTTTTAAACTATCTAGATACGAAGTATTTATTAATGCGAGTATTGGTATTAATTGGGGTCAGATTAATTATGAAAAACCAGAGTATTTACTCAGAGATGCTGACACAGCTATGTATCGTGCAAAGGCTTTTGGTAAAGCAAGATATCATGTTTTTAATCCAGAAATGCATCAAGAAGTAATTCAGCTTTTAGAGCTAGAAAATGACTTGAGAAGAGCAGTAGAACGTCAAGAATTTGTTGTCTATTATCAACCAATCATTTCTTTAGCAACAGGTACTATTGCCGGGCTTGAAGCGCTTGTCCGTTGGCAACATCCAAAAAGGGGATTGGTTTACCCCACCACCTTTATTCCTGTAGCAGAAGAAACAGGTTTGATTAATGCTATTAATATCTGGGTATTAAAATCAGCTTGCGAAACTTTATATCTTTTACAAAATCATCTATCAACCCAAACTTCTTTAACTATTAGTGTTAATCTTTCACCCCGTTTATTTTCGACACCTGACTTAATTGCAAAAATTGACCAAATTCTTGATGATATCAATATCAATCCTGCCAACTTAGAGTTAGAAATTACAGAAAGTGTCCTGATGGATAACAATGAAACTATTAAAACTATTCTTCAGAATATTAAGGAGCGAAATATCAAGTTAGTCATGGATGATTTTGGTACTGGTTATTCCTCTTTGAGTTACTTACATAGCTTTCCATTAAATTCCCTCAAAATTGATAAATCTTTCGTCAAGTATATGCAAGAAAATCAACAGAGTATGGGATTAGTACCAGCAATGATTGGCATTGCTCATTCTATGGGTATGAGAGCCAATGCTGAAGGTGTTGAAACCCAACAACAGTTAGCCCAGCTCAAAAATTTAAATTGTGATTTTGCTCAAGGGTATTTGTTTTCTCCGGCTTTAGAACGAAAATCCATTCTAGACTTGCTTGCTGTAGCACCTAAATGGTAG
- a CDS encoding ATP-binding protein, translated as MLLKFPVVTELKRICSKFYNKLPLATILFTSFTLQICGAVGLVGFVSFRNGQETIREFASHLENEVCDHVEQYLDRYLKLPQQINQINLDAIQLGLLDVADLKTTGHYFWKQMQVFDVGYISFSNSKWEFVGVERLERDKFIIQQTFASVSKTRFFKQVTYITDRHENCVKLPATVKVNSLTKEVLYANSVKAGKSVWSKNYQWKNKPVLSISNNYPVYDSNSKLIGVLEANINFSQIDKFLGQLKLARSGVIIILEWNGLIVASSGESYPMIENQPKYFSTFNSKDSLIQQTKQYLIQQYSSFNFFIEQKKLISSSKQANCYVYVKPWYSEIGLDLLIVVVIPENEFTEKIQANIRTTDLVCIVSFLIFTLFSIFTTRWIFNQILLLNKSTKKLAEGKWNENVKINGFKELAEVAKSVNGMVKQLHKYFTKLRAKNTELKVLNKVFSKSESRLTQFLEAIPMGVIIVEASGKISYINEVVKQIFGQSVVYAATIEEIIQVHQVYLARTDQLYPSDRLPVLRAMHGENVTVDYMEIRYSDKIICLEASGKVIYDKFGKIIFAIATFVDISQRKQTQKLLAEYNPTLKTPIKKRTSELLQIIKQLQTSQKELIKSQEIAKQGQKVAEQANQAKSQFLANMSHELRTPLNAILGFTQMMSYDKTLTVENQQNLAIVNSAGEHLLHVINDILEISKIEAGKTTLNLSSFDLILLLENLKQTLGLRATAKGLKLVFEYAPNLPRYIKTDSHKLRQVLLNLLGNAIKFTDIGSVKLRVTIGTRDKKEDKGRSQCGGEAVLGRETLPQERLLKVNFSRHQGASASGKQCLPKRSLSGDFLHTLQESTQSASTQNLSQSPVVASAVGYPKGSRYASSADLKQLALTNVDTQGSQYVESIAAKRNPAAVLVHQCTGSSVIPSGVEKRQEAADQSSLFPYYCYPIPDPQCLIPDTQFLIFEVTDTGSGISPEEIHLLFKPFGQTENGRKAQQGTGLGLAISQNYVQLMGGNLDVSSTVDVGSKFTFDIQINLSDCSEISTKKFQHQNTGLAHSQGKYRILIVDDHLESRLFLMKLLSSIGFTVKEATNGGDAISVWESWQPHLILMDMRMPVMDGYEAIRIIRARETKRWGHQELGTPRAGENPFASRSRTIMIALSANVFEEEHQKILSTDCDDFIGKPFSIEVLLEKLSKYLGVQYTDKFTNQKTEAIANQMQPTLTYAEVASQLLQFSPQWIAQIHHAAASCSDELILDLLKQVPQDKAPLVQILSDLANNYQFEKIMELTRANAE; from the coding sequence ATGTTATTAAAATTTCCAGTGGTTACAGAGCTTAAAAGGATATGTAGCAAATTTTATAATAAGTTGCCCCTTGCAACTATTTTGTTTACGTCTTTTACACTACAAATCTGTGGTGCAGTTGGACTTGTAGGATTTGTTTCGTTTAGAAATGGACAGGAAACGATAAGAGAGTTTGCTAGTCATTTAGAAAATGAAGTTTGTGATCACGTCGAACAGTATCTCGATAGGTACTTAAAACTTCCGCAGCAAATTAATCAAATTAACTTAGATGCAATCCAGCTAGGCTTACTAGACGTAGCTGACTTAAAAACAACCGGGCATTACTTTTGGAAACAAATGCAAGTGTTTGATGTTGGCTACATTAGCTTTTCTAACTCGAAGTGGGAATTTGTTGGTGTGGAAAGATTAGAACGTGATAAGTTTATAATTCAACAAACTTTTGCTTCTGTAAGTAAGACTAGATTCTTTAAGCAAGTTACTTATATAACTGATAGGCACGAAAATTGTGTCAAGTTGCCTGCGACAGTAAAAGTTAACTCGTTAACAAAAGAAGTTTTGTACGCAAATTCAGTCAAAGCAGGAAAATCGGTGTGGAGTAAAAATTATCAATGGAAGAATAAACCAGTTTTATCAATATCTAATAACTATCCAGTGTATGACTCTAATAGCAAACTAATAGGAGTGCTGGAAGCTAATATTAATTTTTCGCAAATTGATAAATTTTTAGGGCAATTAAAACTTGCCAGATCGGGTGTAATTATTATTTTAGAGTGGAATGGGTTAATAGTTGCTTCTTCTGGGGAATCTTACCCTATGATTGAGAATCAGCCAAAATACTTCTCAACATTTAATAGCAAAGACTCTCTCATTCAACAGACAAAGCAATATTTAATCCAACAATATAGTAGTTTCAATTTTTTTATAGAGCAAAAAAAGCTAATATCTTCCAGCAAACAAGCAAATTGTTATGTGTATGTAAAACCCTGGTATAGCGAGATTGGCTTAGATTTATTAATTGTTGTAGTCATACCTGAAAATGAGTTTACAGAAAAAATTCAAGCTAATATACGTACTACTGACCTAGTGTGTATAGTATCTTTTTTAATATTCACCCTATTCAGCATTTTCACTACTCGCTGGATATTTAACCAAATTTTGCTACTTAACAAATCTACTAAGAAACTTGCTGAGGGTAAATGGAATGAGAATGTAAAAATCAATGGTTTTAAAGAACTCGCAGAAGTTGCCAAATCAGTTAATGGTATGGTTAAGCAACTGCACAAATACTTTACTAAACTCAGAGCGAAAAATACTGAGTTGAAAGTCTTAAATAAAGTGTTCTCTAAAAGTGAGAGTCGATTGACTCAATTTCTAGAAGCTATACCAATGGGTGTGATTATCGTGGAAGCCAGTGGTAAAATTAGTTACATCAATGAAGTTGTGAAGCAGATTTTTGGTCAGTCTGTTGTATATGCAGCCACAATTGAAGAAATCATACAAGTGCATCAAGTTTATCTTGCCAGAACAGATCAACTATACCCAAGCGATCGCCTCCCTGTATTGAGAGCAATGCACGGTGAAAACGTCACTGTTGACTATATGGAAATTCGTTATTCAGACAAAATTATTTGTCTTGAAGCTTCAGGGAAGGTAATTTACGACAAATTCGGTAAGATTATCTTTGCGATCGCCACTTTTGTCGATATTAGTCAACGCAAACAAACACAAAAATTACTGGCAGAATACAATCCAACCTTAAAAACTCCCATCAAAAAACGTACTAGCGAACTTTTGCAAATCATCAAGCAACTGCAAACTTCCCAAAAAGAACTGATTAAATCTCAAGAAATAGCCAAACAAGGACAAAAAGTCGCCGAGCAGGCAAACCAAGCTAAAAGTCAATTTCTCGCAAACATGAGCCACGAATTGCGTACTCCCCTCAACGCTATCCTTGGCTTTACTCAAATGATGAGCTATGACAAGACTTTAACTGTTGAAAACCAACAAAATTTAGCAATTGTTAATAGTGCTGGGGAGCATTTGCTTCATGTCATCAACGATATCCTGGAAATATCTAAAATTGAGGCTGGTAAAACCACATTAAATTTGTCAAGCTTCGACTTAATTCTTCTACTAGAAAACCTTAAACAGACGTTAGGCTTGCGTGCTACTGCTAAAGGATTAAAATTAGTATTTGAATACGCGCCTAATTTACCCCGCTACATCAAAACTGATTCTCATAAATTACGGCAAGTATTACTCAACCTCTTGGGAAATGCGATTAAATTTACTGACATTGGTAGTGTGAAGCTACGGGTAACTATCGGAACTAGGGATAAAAAAGAAGACAAGGGGAGGAGTCAGTGTGGTGGTGAAGCAGTACTGGGGAGGGAAACCCTGCCACAGGAAAGGCTTTTGAAAGTAAATTTTTCTCGACATCAAGGAGCCAGTGCATCAGGGAAGCAATGCTTACCAAAGAGAAGCCTAAGTGGAGACTTTCTCCATACTCTACAAGAATCAACGCAGAGTGCATCTACGCAAAACCTCTCGCAGTCTCCCGTTGTAGCGTCTGCCGTCGGCTACCCGAAAGGTAGTCGATACGCATCTAGTGCCGACTTAAAGCAACTGGCATTAACTAATGTGGATACACAAGGAAGCCAGTATGTTGAGAGCATTGCTGCAAAGAGAAACCCTGCCGCAGTGCTGGTTCATCAATGCACTGGCTCCTCGGTTATTCCATCTGGCGTAGAAAAGAGGCAAGAAGCTGCTGATCAATCCTCTTTATTCCCTTACTATTGTTATCCAATACCTGATCCTCAATGCCTAATTCCCGATACCCAATTTTTGATTTTTGAGGTAACTGATACTGGCTCTGGTATTTCTCCAGAAGAAATTCACTTACTGTTTAAACCTTTTGGGCAAACAGAAAATGGGAGGAAAGCCCAGCAGGGAACTGGGCTAGGTTTGGCAATTAGTCAAAACTACGTGCAACTGATGGGAGGCAACCTTGATGTTAGTAGCACAGTTGATGTGGGTAGTAAATTTACTTTTGATATTCAAATCAATCTAAGTGATTGCAGCGAGATTTCGACAAAAAAATTTCAACATCAAAATACAGGTTTGGCACACAGCCAAGGTAAATACCGCATCTTAATAGTTGACGATCACCTAGAAAGTCGTCTATTCCTAATGAAATTACTTTCATCCATCGGCTTTACTGTCAAAGAAGCCACGAATGGTGGGGATGCTATCTCTGTTTGGGAATCATGGCAACCACATTTAATTCTAATGGATATGCGGATGCCTGTAATGGATGGCTATGAAGCAATTAGAATCATTCGAGCCAGGGAAACAAAGAGGTGGGGACACCAAGAGCTGGGGACACCAAGAGCTGGGGAAAATCCGTTTGCGTCTAGAAGCCGTACCATCATGATTGCTTTGAGTGCTAACGTTTTTGAGGAAGAACACCAGAAAATTTTGTCTACAGACTGTGATGATTTTATTGGCAAACCATTTTCAATAGAAGTCTTGTTGGAAAAATTGAGCAAATACTTGGGGGTACAATACACAGATAAATTCACTAACCAAAAGACAGAAGCGATCGCAAACCAAATGCAGCCAACTCTAACCTATGCTGAGGTTGCATCACAATTGTTACAGTTTTCACCTCAGTGGATAGCCCAAATTCATCATGCTGCTGCCAGTTGTAGCGATGAGTTGATTTTAGATTTACTCAAGCAAGTTCCTCAAGATAAAGCCCCACTTGTGCAGATTTTGAGCGATTTAGCTAATAACTATCAGTTTGAGAAAATTATGGAATTAACTAGAGCAAATGCAGAATGA
- the ldpA gene encoding circadian clock protein LdpA: MTELFHPLVSLKQGHWFKLICGASFQHLPAVRSLTLAYTLAGADCIDVAADPAVIAAAQSALKVAANLAQQAQERGFGKRGKLPFLMVSLNDGEDPHFRKAEFDSINCPPNCQRPCEKICPAQAITFSGIKNDFSGVITEKCYGCGRCISACPYEIIYTRSHVSTPGAIAPSILSSGVDAVEIHTQVGRLTEFRRLWQAILPWVERLKLVAISCPDGEGLIDYLHALYDEIKPLKSALIWQTDGRPMSGDIGDGTTLAAVKLGQKVLAAKLPGYIQLAGGTNSYTVAKLKAMGLLCNQKDTGTQGRGDAGNSLSNSFSVSPRLSLSVSFISGVAYGSYARVLLSPIIEQLETREVNGSDAIGTVGLEEKPELLWQAVGLAHSLVSQLKSH, from the coding sequence GTGACTGAACTGTTTCACCCTTTAGTGTCTCTAAAACAAGGTCACTGGTTCAAGCTCATTTGCGGAGCCAGCTTCCAGCACCTACCCGCAGTCAGAAGTTTAACATTAGCCTACACATTGGCTGGTGCTGACTGTATAGATGTTGCTGCCGACCCAGCTGTGATTGCTGCTGCTCAATCAGCCCTAAAAGTTGCTGCTAATCTTGCTCAACAAGCACAGGAGCGAGGCTTTGGTAAAAGAGGGAAATTACCATTTTTGATGGTCAGCCTCAATGATGGTGAAGATCCGCATTTTCGCAAAGCAGAATTCGATTCTATAAACTGTCCTCCAAACTGTCAGCGACCTTGCGAAAAAATCTGTCCAGCACAGGCAATTACATTTAGCGGTATAAAAAATGACTTTTCAGGAGTCATAACCGAAAAATGTTACGGTTGCGGTCGTTGCATATCAGCCTGTCCATATGAGATAATTTATACACGATCTCATGTTTCAACACCAGGGGCGATCGCACCATCGATCCTCTCATCTGGGGTAGATGCCGTAGAAATTCATACTCAAGTAGGTCGTTTAACGGAATTTCGGCGATTGTGGCAAGCTATTTTACCGTGGGTTGAGCGGCTAAAATTAGTAGCGATTAGTTGTCCCGATGGTGAAGGTCTGATTGATTACCTTCATGCTCTTTACGACGAAATTAAGCCACTCAAAAGTGCCTTAATTTGGCAAACCGACGGTCGTCCGATGAGTGGTGATATTGGCGATGGAACTACTCTCGCCGCCGTGAAATTAGGGCAAAAAGTTTTGGCAGCAAAATTACCAGGATACATACAGTTAGCAGGTGGCACTAACAGTTATACTGTCGCCAAGTTAAAGGCAATGGGGTTGCTGTGCAATCAAAAGGACACGGGGACACAGGGACGCGGGGACGCGGGGAATTCTCTCTCAAATTCCTTCTCCGTGTCACCGCGTCTTTCCCTCTCCGTGTCTTTCATTTCTGGAGTTGCTTACGGAAGCTACGCCCGTGTATTGCTGTCACCAATTATCGAGCAGTTAGAAACAAGGGAGGTGAATGGCTCCGATGCCATAGGAACTGTCGGCCTAGAAGAAAAACCAGAATTGCTCTGGCAGGCTGTAGGGCTTGCCCATTCTCTAGTTTCCCAGCTCAAGTCACATTAA
- a CDS encoding HAD-IA family hydrolase, protein MLAAILFDLDGTIANTDPIHYQAWRKMLLNYGLEIDEQFYQTKISGKTNAEIIKDILPQLSPQAGIKFAEDKEAMFRQQAQNIQPLPGFTELLAWTEAHQLKRALVTNAPKLNAYFMLEVLGLKETFDIVVLGEDCIAGKPNPAPYQTALNKLEITAENAIALEDSPSGIHSAVCAGIRTIGIVSTHNPDVLREKGAFMVIPDFTDLQLWTLLNSQMETELVNSSL, encoded by the coding sequence ATGCTGGCAGCAATTCTTTTTGACTTAGATGGAACGATCGCCAACACCGATCCAATTCACTACCAAGCTTGGCGAAAGATGCTTTTAAATTACGGTTTGGAGATAGATGAACAGTTCTATCAAACCAAGATTAGTGGAAAGACCAATGCTGAAATCATCAAAGACATCTTGCCACAATTATCACCGCAAGCAGGCATAAAATTTGCGGAAGACAAAGAAGCTATGTTCCGTCAACAAGCACAAAATATTCAACCCCTACCCGGATTTACAGAATTATTAGCATGGACAGAGGCACACCAGCTAAAACGTGCCTTAGTTACCAATGCACCGAAATTAAATGCATATTTCATGCTAGAAGTTTTAGGGCTAAAAGAAACCTTCGATATAGTTGTGCTGGGAGAAGATTGCATTGCAGGTAAACCCAACCCCGCACCTTACCAAACGGCATTGAATAAGTTGGAGATAACAGCAGAAAATGCGATCGCTCTTGAAGATTCTCCTTCTGGTATACATTCTGCCGTTTGTGCTGGTATCCGCACCATTGGTATTGTCTCCACTCACAACCCCGATGTTCTCAGGGAGAAAGGCGCATTTATGGTAATTCCCGATTTTACAGACTTGCAGTTGTGGACACTGCTGAATTCACAAATGGAGACAGAATTGGTAAATAGCTCTCTGTGA
- a CDS encoding glucosamine-6-phosphate deaminase encodes MSVAKKLFRVNDLDVQIYNCETELAQNVAKIARNYLQSVLQQHGSAAVVLATGNSQIKFLENLTTLGGIDWSKITCFHLDEYLGISTEHPASFRYYLQERVEKVVKPKNFHYINGDTLEPLMECDRYSKLLQAQPIDLCCLGVGENGHLAFNEPSVANFQDPFKIKLVKLDKVNHQQQVNQGHFPNLESVPKYAFTITVPMICTARKIICITTGTHKAKIVKQMLQGDIGTDCPASILRKQPQATLFIDEDAGALISS; translated from the coding sequence ATGTCAGTTGCCAAAAAATTGTTTCGCGTCAACGATCTAGATGTTCAGATTTATAACTGTGAAACTGAATTAGCACAGAATGTAGCAAAAATCGCACGCAATTATTTACAGAGTGTTCTCCAGCAGCATGGTAGTGCTGCTGTAGTACTAGCAACAGGCAATTCTCAAATCAAATTTCTTGAAAATTTGACGACATTGGGTGGGATTGATTGGTCAAAAATTACTTGTTTTCATTTAGATGAATATCTAGGAATTTCTACAGAGCATCCTGCTAGTTTTCGATATTATCTACAAGAACGTGTCGAAAAAGTAGTAAAACCTAAGAACTTTCACTATATAAACGGTGATACATTAGAACCTTTAATGGAATGCGATCGCTATTCTAAATTATTGCAAGCACAACCCATTGATTTATGTTGCTTAGGTGTGGGAGAAAATGGACATCTTGCTTTTAACGAACCATCAGTAGCAAACTTCCAAGATCCTTTCAAGATAAAATTGGTGAAATTAGATAAAGTTAATCATCAGCAACAAGTGAATCAAGGTCATTTTCCTAACTTAGAAAGTGTTCCTAAGTATGCTTTTACTATAACTGTTCCGATGATTTGTACAGCACGAAAAATTATTTGTATAACAACAGGAACACACAAAGCCAAGATTGTAAAACAGATGTTACAAGGTGATATTGGTACGGATTGTCCAGCCTCGATTCTTCGTAAACAACCTCAAGCAACATTATTTATTGATGAAGATGCTGGAGCATTAATTAGTAGTTAA
- a CDS encoding R3H domain-containing nucleic acid-binding protein, translating into MTITDDLQKLLDILPQDLRQILEKHPQRDSLVEVVLDLGRRPEARFPHQAEYLSDKPVTQEQIDDCIQRVGTFGGDNRAGIEQTLHRISAIRNRNGKIIGLTCRVGRAVFGTIGMIRDLVETGKSILMLGRPGVGKTTALREIARVLADELHKRVVIIDTSNEIAGDGDVPHPAIGKARRMQVAHPELQHQVMIEAVENHMPEVIVIDEIGTELEALAARTIAERGVQLVGTAHGNQIENLIKNPTLSDLVGGIQAVTLGDEEARRRGSQKTVLERKAPPTFEIAVEMMERQRWVVHESVADTVDSLLRGRQPTPQVRTVDENGKVNITRQLTAINGRSHSLGAEESVVPARQANGWRASGQMVPLPPVTPEREKLSGRSEFDRLLNESLDYTDSFDFADTRHSGPNGEDLPLHVYPYGVSRSQLEQVIQVLNLPVVLTKDIDSADAILALRSHVKNHAKLRQMARARQVPIHMIKSSTIPQITRGLRRLLNIDEPEITDDRELQLFLHSASDDEIDALEEARLAVENIVIPKGQPVELLPRSPQVRKMQHELVEHYRLKSHSFGEEPNRRLRIYPA; encoded by the coding sequence ATGACGATTACAGACGATCTCCAAAAGTTGTTAGATATTTTGCCCCAAGACCTGCGGCAAATATTAGAGAAGCATCCCCAAAGAGATAGTTTAGTTGAAGTGGTCTTGGATCTGGGTCGTCGCCCAGAGGCTCGCTTCCCCCATCAAGCTGAATATTTGAGCGACAAGCCTGTTACCCAAGAACAAATCGACGACTGCATTCAACGAGTGGGAACCTTTGGCGGAGATAATCGAGCAGGAATAGAGCAAACTCTGCATAGAATCAGCGCCATCCGTAACCGCAATGGTAAGATTATAGGCTTAACCTGTCGTGTCGGCCGGGCAGTTTTCGGGACTATCGGCATGATCCGCGATTTAGTGGAGACAGGCAAATCAATTTTGATGCTAGGACGCCCAGGTGTGGGTAAAACCACAGCTTTACGGGAAATCGCTCGTGTTTTAGCGGATGAATTGCATAAGCGAGTCGTAATTATTGATACCTCCAACGAAATCGCTGGTGATGGTGATGTTCCTCACCCAGCAATTGGCAAGGCAAGACGAATGCAAGTTGCTCATCCAGAACTGCAACATCAGGTAATGATTGAGGCAGTGGAAAACCATATGCCAGAAGTAATCGTCATTGATGAGATTGGCACGGAACTAGAAGCATTGGCAGCCCGTACCATAGCTGAACGCGGCGTACAACTAGTAGGTACTGCTCACGGAAATCAAATCGAAAACTTGATCAAAAATCCTACTCTGTCCGATTTAGTTGGTGGGATTCAAGCTGTGACACTGGGAGACGAAGAAGCCAGACGACGAGGTAGTCAAAAAACCGTTCTAGAACGTAAAGCACCCCCCACTTTTGAAATTGCCGTGGAAATGATGGAACGGCAACGCTGGGTAGTTCATGAAAGTGTTGCTGACACTGTTGATAGTCTCTTGAGGGGACGTCAGCCAACTCCACAAGTGAGAACCGTAGATGAAAATGGCAAAGTCAACATCACACGTCAGCTAACCGCGATTAATGGTCGTTCCCACTCCCTTGGTGCGGAGGAATCGGTCGTACCAGCACGACAGGCTAACGGTTGGCGTGCCTCTGGACAAATGGTGCCTTTGCCACCAGTGACACCGGAGCGAGAAAAGCTTTCAGGGCGAAGCGAGTTTGACCGCTTGCTAAATGAATCTCTCGATTATACTGATAGCTTTGATTTTGCCGATACCAGACACTCCGGGCCAAATGGCGAAGATTTGCCATTGCACGTTTACCCCTACGGTGTTAGTCGCTCTCAATTAGAGCAGGTAATTCAGGTATTAAATTTACCAGTGGTCTTGACAAAAGACATTGATAGTGCTGATGCAATTTTGGCATTGCGATCGCATGTCAAAAATCATGCCAAATTAAGGCAAATGGCCAGAGCCAGACAAGTGCCTATTCACATGATTAAATCCAGCACAATACCGCAAATTACCCGTGGCTTACGGCGGCTGCTGAACATTGACGAGCCAGAAATTACCGATGATCGCGAACTGCAACTATTTCTTCACAGCGCTAGCGATGATGAGATTGACGCCCTAGAAGAAGCTAGACTGGCGGTTGAAAATATCGTTATCCCCAAAGGACAACCTGTGGAATTACTGCCGCGATCGCCCCAAGTACGGAAAATGCAGCATGAGTTAGTCGAACACTATCGCCTGAAGTCTCATAGCTTTGGGGAAGAACCAAATCGACGCTTGCGCATTTATCCGGCGTAA